Proteins from a single region of Hordeum vulgare subsp. vulgare chromosome 6H, MorexV3_pseudomolecules_assembly, whole genome shotgun sequence:
- the LOC123401611 gene encoding calmodulin-binding protein 60 B-like — protein sequence MNEKRGLEAAAAAGDGRPEAKRSRPPALARSSPKRIEGPGGKNLQLQFRTRLSLPLFTGGKVEGEQGASIHVVLLDTGNGCVVSSGPESSAKLGIVVLEGDFNNEDEEGWTEEEFDSHVVKEREGKRPIITGDIQVTLKDGVGTIGEFTFTDNSSWIRSRKFRLGLKIASGFCQGVRIREAKTEAFMVKDHRGELFKKHYPPALKDEVWRLEKIGKDGSFHKRLNKSGILTVEDFLRLVVRDPQKLRTILGSAMSNKMWDSLVEHAKTCVLSGKYYIYYSDEHRTAGAIFNDLYAFCGLISGEQFYSSESLDDGQKLFADGLVKKAYDNWMYVIEYDGKALLNPKPKKKAALTSQPEARAPAAYVQRISSTSMPGPCTAGTNGSIGYDGNQTATQSVQLQSSSANVPVPYDEAFSFLPDEMFYMPSPLPTLGFEGEPSHPSGKAVVGWLKIKAAMKWGIFVRKKAAERRARIVELDD from the exons ATGAACGAGAAGCGCGGGCtggaggccgccgccgccgccggcgacgGCCGCCCCGAGGCTAAGCGGTCGCGCCCCCCGGCTCTTGCCAG GTCTTCTCCAAAGCGAATTGAAGGTCCTGGTGGAAAAAATCTGCAACTCCAATTCAGGACAAGATTGTCCCTTCCCCTTTTTACCGGGGGAAAAGTTGAAGGGGAGCAGGGGGCTTCAATTCATGTGGTTTTGCTTGATACCGGCAATGGCTGTGTTGTATCATCTGGGCCAGAGTCGTCTGCCAAGCTTGGTATTGTCGTTCTAGAAGGCGATTTCAACAATGAAGATGAGGAAGGCTGGACAGAGGAGGAATTTGACAGTCATGTAGTGAAGGAGCGTGAGGGGAAACGACCTATTATAACTGGCGATATACAAGTCACACTGAAAGACGGTGTTGGCACAATTGGGGAGTTCACGTTCACAGATAACTCTAGCTGGATAAGGAGTAGGAAATTCAGACTTGGTTTGAAAATTGCCTCAGGGTTTTGTCAGGGTGTTCGCATCCGTGAGGCAAAAACTGAAGCTTTCATGGTTAAGGACCATAGAGGAGAAT TGTTCAAGAAGCATTATCCACCTGCATTGAAGGATGAGGTCTGGAGGTTAGAGAAAATAGGAAAAGATGGGTCGTTCCATAAGAGACTGAATAAATCTGGAATTTTAACTGTTGAAGATTTTCTCAGGCTTGTGGTTCGGGATCCACAGAAGTTGCGTACT ATCCTCGGAAGTGCCATGTCCAACAAGATGTGGGATTCTCTTGTTGAACATGCAAAAACCTGCGTCTTAAGTGGAAAATATTACATATACTATTCTGATGAGCACAGAACTGCTGGTGCTATTTTCAACGACCTCTATGCATTCTGTGGGTTGATTTCTGGCGAGCAATTCTATTCATCTGAAAGTCTCGATGATGGCCAAAAG CTCTTTGCTGATGGGCTGGTGAAGAAAGCATATGATAATTGGATGTATGTTATTGAATATGATGGTAAAGCTCTCTTGAACCCTAAACCGAAGAAAAAGGCTGCATTAACTAGTCAACCTGAGGCTCGTGCTCCTGCTGCATATGTACAGCGCATTTCTTCAACGAGTATGCCAGGACCATGTACAGCAG GGACAAATGGTTCTATAGGGTACGATGGCAACCAGACAGCAACACAGTCTGTTCAGCTTCAGAGTTCATCTGCTAATGTGCCGGTGCCATATGATGAGGCCTTTTCATTTTTGCCAGACGAGATGTTTTACATGCCATCTCCATTGCCAACCCTAGGCTTCGAAGGTGAGCCCAGCCATCCATCGGGCAAAGCCGTTGTTGGGTGGCTCAAGATAAAGGCTGCTATGAAATGGGGAATATTTGTCAGGAAGAAAGCTGCGGAGAGAAGGGCACGGATTGTTGAGCTGGATGATTAA